From the Micromonospora echinospora genome, the window CGACCAGCTCGCCCAACAGCAGATGATCACGCGTACCCGGGGTGGTGCGGTCGCCAACGGGGTCTCGTACGACCTTCCCCTGCGCTACAAGACCGCCAAGCACTCGGCCGAGAAGCAGCGGATCGGGGCCGCCGCCGCCGCGCTGGTCTCGCCCGGCACCGTGGTCGGCCTCAACGGCGGCACCACCAGCACGGAGGTCGCCCGGGCCCTCGCCGTCCGACCCGACCTGAACACCAGCGCCGAGGGCGCCCAGCTCACCGTGGTCACCAACGCCCTGAACATCGCCAACGAGCTGCTGGTCCGGTCCCGGATGAAGATCGTGGTGGCCGGCGGGGTGGTGCGGCCGAAGTCGTTCGAGCTGGTCGGACCGCTGGGCGGCGCGCTGCTGCGTGAGGTCACCCTGGACGTCGCACTGCTCGGGGTGGACGCGATCGACCCGCACCTCGGGGCCGCCGCCCACCACGAGGGCGAGGCGGCGATGAACAACCTGATGGTGGCCCGGGCCCGTCGGGTGGTGATCATCGCGGACTCGTCCAAGCTCGGCGGTCACGCCTTCGCCCGGATCTGCCCGGTGGACCGGGTGGAGACCCTGGTCACCGACTCGGGGGCCGCGCCCTCCGTGGTCGAGGCGTTCCGGGCCGCCGGGGTCACCGTCATCTGCGCCTGAGCGGCAGGCTGAGTCGGAAAGCCGACAATCGCGAACGGCCACCGTCCGTGCGCGGACTGGAAGGGTGTCGACGTGGCTCCCGGCCACGACCACCTTTCCCTGGAGGTCATCGCATGTCAAAACTGAAGATCGGGCTCACCGCGATCTTCTTCACCATCGGTGGTGTGCTCGCCGCCCCCGCCGGGCTCGCCGCCCCGGCGTCCACGGCCGACACGGCACCTCCGGTGCTCAAGGGCATCACGGTCACGCCGGACCGGGTCTCCGTCTCCGGCGTCGACCTGGTGCCGGTCACCGTCTCCGTCCGCCTCACCGACGAGTCCGGCGTCATGCACTCCGTCGACATGGACGGCGTTCAACTGCCCTACGTCGTCCTCACGCGGGTGCCCGGCGGACCGGCGGCCACCCAGGGCGCGGAACTCGCGCTCACCTCCGGCACCGCACAGGACGGCGTGTGGAGCGCGACGATCCAGGTTCCGTCGACCTGGGACGGCCGGTGGGAGCTCAGTCGGGTGGTCGCGGTGGACGAGGGATCGCAGCGCCTCGACGTCGACCCGCGGAACCTTCCGCTGGCGGCGACCCTCGACGTGACGGGGACCCACCGTCCGGCAGTGACCATGGAGTTCGTGCCCGACCCGCTGGTCGGCGACGGCCGGTTGACGGTCCGTGGCCGGTTCTTCTACGAGGACACCGGGAAGGGCATCCCTGACCAGCCGATCTTCTTCGGTGAGGACAATCTCTGCGTGGAGCATCCCGGGGTGCCGAACGGCAGAACCGCCGCCGACGGCAGCTTCTCCAAGGTGTATCCGCAGGGCGAGGGCTTCCTGCGCTGCGTCGGCATCCTGCGTCCGTCCAACATCGCGGTGTCGACCGCCTTCATCGTCGTCGCGTCCCGTCACCCGCGGGTCAAGCCCACCGTCACCGCCAAGGTCGACCGGACCAGCGTCCCGCCGGGTACGAAGGTCACCTTCACCGGCACGGTCGAACCCTCCAGCGCAAGTAGTCTCGAACTCCAGGAGCAGGTCGACGGAACGTGGCGCACCGTGGTCGACGGGACGGTCGGGGACGGCGGTCGCTACACCCTGCCGGTGACGCCGAAGGGTGCCGGCGGCCACCGGTACCGGGTGATCGTGCCGAACTCCGACCCGGAGCTGGTCGGCGCGTCGCAAGCCGTCGTCGTCCAGGTGACCGGAGGGGGATCCGGCGGTGGGGACGGCTCCGACACCCTGCCGATCACCGGTCTCCCACCGGTGCTGCCGATGGCCGGGGGCGCGTTGGCGCTGATCTTTGCCGGGGTCGGCCTCACGTTGGCCGGCCGGCGACGCCGCGTCGCGACGGTGTCCGCCGAACACTGACCGTTCGACCGCCCGCCCACCGGGCGCCGGGGCGGTGGTGAACGCCGTCGTCGCGCGGATACCGGACGCGACGACGGCGTTTCCGCCCCCACTATTGCGGATAACACAGTATTGTCTCTCCCGTCATAAACCCGAGCGGGGGAGGTCAACGTGCCCGCCGTGCTGGAGATAGAAGGTCTACGCAAGACGTACAAGAGTCGGAGGCGCGGCGAACGGCACGCGCTCGACGGCTTCGACATGCGGGTCGACGCCGGGCAGGTGCACGGCTTCCTCGGCCCGAACGGATCCGGCAAGACCACCACCCTGCGTACCCTGCTCGGTCTGATCCGGGCGAACGCCGGCCAGATGGCGCTGTTGGGCCGTGAAGTCCCGGCCGCGTTGCCCGAGGTGGCCGGACAGGTCGGCGCGATCGTGGAGAGCCCGCAGTTCTTCCCGCACTTCTCCGCGCGGGACACCCTTTCGCTGCTCGCCGGGGCCGGGAACGTCGCGCCGCGCCGGGTCGACGAGGTGCTGGAACTGGTCGGGCTCCGCGACCGGGCCGGCGAGCGGGTCAAGACGTACTCGCTCGGCATGAAGCAGCGCCTCGCGGTCGCCTCGGCGCTGCTCAAGGACCCGAAGCTGCTGATCCTCGACGAGCCGGCCAACGGCCTCGACCCGGGCGGCATCCGGGAGATGCGCACCCTCATGCGGGATCTGGCCGCCTCCGGGATGACCGTGGTGCTCTCCAGCCACATCCTCGGCGAGATCCAGCTCATCTGCGACTCGGTCACCATCATCTCGCTGGGCCGTCGGGTCGCCTTCGGACCGGTCGAGGAGGTCCTCGCCCGCTACTCCGGCGGCGCGGTACGGGTCCGGTTGGAGGCGGCCACCGACCTGCCACTCGCCGCCGAGACGCTGCGCCGGTCCGGCGTGCAGGTCACCGGGTACGACGACCACCTGATGCTGGCCGGTGTGGACAAGCCGGCCACGGTGACCCGGCTGCTCGCCGAACACGGTCTCTACGTCAGCGAACTGGCCCCGGTCACCGCCGACCTGGAGAGCGTCTTCCTGGAACTGACCGCCACCGCGCCGGTTCCCGGCCAGCACCGTCAGGTCGACGAGTCCCGCAAGGTCGGCGGCCACACCCAGGGAGGGCAGAGCGCATGAGCCTGTACGTCACCGAACTGCGTCGCCTCGGCAAGCGCCGCTTCACCCGGTACATGACCCTGATCGGCCTGCTGGTGCTCCTCGCCGTGGCGGTCGGCACGTTCCTCACCAACCAGAAGATCGGCCCGGAGCAGCGGGCCGCCGCCGAACGGGCGGCCCAGGCACAGTACGAGAGGCAGGTCCGCTTCATGGAGCAGGACCGGGCCGAGTGCGAACGGCTCCAGGCAGCCGGCGAGCCGACCGGCGACCGCTACCCAGACGACTGCTCGGCTATCACCCCGCCAGCCCGGGAGGACTTCGAGGCCCGCTGGTTCCTCCCGTCGACCTTCGACTTCCGGGAGAGCTTCGGGGCGACGCTGATCCCGTACGCGGCGATCCTGGCGCTGGTCGCCTTCGTGGTCGGCGCCTCCTTCGTCGGCGCCGAATGGAGCACCGGCGGCATGATGAACCTGCTGCTGTGGCGGCCGAAGCGGCTCAACGTCCTGCTGACCAAGCTGGCGGCGCTGCTCACCGGCGTGGTCGCGGTGACCGTGCTCGGGCTGCTCGCGTGGACGGCCGCCTTCTGGGCGGTTGGCTCCTTCCGGGGCAGCACCGCCAGGATGACCTCGGGCGTCTGGCAGTCCTTCGCCCTCACCGGCCTGCGCGGGTTCGCGTTGGTGGTGGTCGCGGCGGTGGTCGGGTTCGCGCTGGCCTCGCTGGGCCGGCACACCGCGTTCGCCCTCGGTGGGGTGCTTGCCGTCGCCGTCGTCGGGCAGTTCGGCCTCGGCGTGGTGCTCGCCCTGGCCGACGTGAAGTTCCCCGAGGCCTGGCTGATCCCCACCTACGGCCTGGCCTGGATGGGGAAGGAGATCAAGCTGCAGAACTACGACGCCTGCAACTTCTCGGTGTCCGGGGGCTGCGAGCCTGACGTCCTCACCATCACCTGGCAGCACTCGTCGGTGCTACTCCTCACCGGGCTGGTGCTCGCCCTCGGCGCGGCCCTCTGGTCGATGCGCCGTCGCGACATCGCCTGAGCCCGCCGCTCGGGTGCCAGGCCGCGACATCGCCTGAGCCCGCCGCTCGGGTGCCAGGCCGCGACATCGCCTGAGCCCGCCGCTCGGGTGCCTGCAGGGGTCCCCTGTTCATCATTTCCGGTGAGCAGGGGACCCCTGCACCCGACCTGGGCGGCGGCACGTCGGACGTGCGATGCGGGGCTGGCCCAACCTGGTTACCCTGGGGTTCCCCGGTTGGCGCCGCCCGGCCGGCCGCCTGCCCGAGGAGCGCCATGCAGCCGTCCGCCGACGCGTTCCCCGGCCGTGCCGACCGCACGGAACAAGCGTCGTCCGCGCGCGGGGTGCCTCCGCCCCGGTCCGCCCCGGAGGTGGAGTCCGCCCCGTCCGCCCCGGAGAGCGCGTCCGAGGTGCCGGCGGCGCAACCCGCTCCCGCCGACGCGGAACACGGCACCGCGCAGCCCGCAGTCCGCGACCCGGCGGTCGGCATCGCGCAGGTCGCCTCCGACCCGGCGGCCGGGGAAGCACCGGCACCGCTTTCCGACGACCAGGCCGTGCCGCCGGCGCGGGATGCCGGTGGCACGGCACCCGCGGACGGTCTGACCGAGCGCGAACGGGGGATCCTCGCCTTCGAGCGGCACTGGTGGCGGCACGCCGGTGCCAAGGAGCAGGCCATCCGGGACACCTTCGGTCTCTCCGCCACCCGGTACTACCAACTTCTCAACGCGCTGCTGGACAATCCGGCGGCCCTCGCCGCCGACCCGTTGCTGGTCGGCCGGCTGCGTCGGCTGCGCTCGTCCCGGGCCCGCAACCGCCGCCGCTGACCTGGCGGTGGCCGTGGCGGGTGGAGTCGCCGCCGGCAGCCGGTGACGGCCAGGACGGCCGGGTGCCGTCGCACCCTGGGCAGGTCCGACAACGCCACCGTCGACGGTCGGGGTGCCGTCGCACTCGGACAGGTCCGAAAGCGCCGTCGAGCGCCGGGGTGTCGTGGGATCCGGGGCATGTCCGCGGGCGGGGCGGGTAGGCGGGTGCTGGTCCCGTCCGCGCGGGGTCCGGGGCGACGAGGGGAGCACGTATGGCCGCCGGCTGGTACGCCCAGCGTCCTGCGCCGCTGCTGACCGCCGCGCTGGCCGGGGCGATCGCGGGCTGGCTGGCCCGGTCCCGGTTGGGGAATCGGAGCGCGGGTGCGCCGCCCATGGCGCAGTCGACCGCCCGGCAGCCAACCGAGGCTCAGCCGACCGCGACTCAGCCGACCGCCCGACAGCCGACCGCACCCGAGCCGACCGGGCCGGAGCCGACCGTGGCGCAGCCGACCGGGCCGGAGCCGACTGCGCCGGCCGGGGGGCGATCGGCCCCGACCGGGCCGACGCGGGGGCCGTCCCCGCTGCCGGAACCCATGCCCTTTCCCGAGGGGGTGGCGGTCGACGCGCCGTACACCGGGGAGGAGTCCTACACCGGGCGACCCCGGTACGCGCCGGCGGCGCAGCCGTGGCGAACCGACGTCCCCGGCGGAATGCCACCCTGACGGACACCGACGCCCCCGACGGCATGCCACGATGACGGACCGGTCCGGCCACCGACGGGAGGACGATCGATGATGCAGGTCAGCTCCGCTTCCACGGCGGCGCCCGGCCGGCTGGAGAACGAGGACTCGGTCTTCCGCCTCGGGCCGCTGGTGGGAGTGCTCGACGGCGCGACCGTGCCGGAGGGCTTCGCCACCGGTTGCGTCCACGGCCCGGCCTGGTACGTCCGGCACCTCGCCGCCCGGATCGGGCTCGCCGAGGCGACCCGTCCGGCCGCCACCCTGATGAGCAATCTGGCGGCGGCGATCCTGGCGGTCCGGGCGGACCACGGTGGCGCGTGCGACCTGGACCACCCCGGTACCCCGTCGGCCACGGTCTGCCTGCTGCGCGACGGCGGGGATCGGGCCGACTACCTGGTGCTCTGCGACAGCCCGCTGGTGCTGGACACCGGGGGCCGGGTGGCGGTGGTCTCCGACGACCGGCTGGATGCCGCCCTGGCCGACCTGCGCGCGGTCGCCCACACCGTGCCGGCCCGTGCCGCCGACGACCCGGCCACCCGGTTCCGTCGGGCGGTCGCCGTGCAGCGGGAGCGGATGAACCGTACGCACGGCTACTGGGTGGCCGCCAGTGACCCGGAGGCGGCGTACCACGCGGTGACCGGTTCGGTGCCGCTGCGCGGGCCGAACGCGCTGCGCCGGGCGGTGCTGCTCAGCGACGGGGCGTCCTGTGCGGTCGAGCAGTTTGGCCTGTTCGGCTGGGACGGTCTGCTGGACCTGGTCACCACCGAGGGACCGGGGGCGTTGCTCGACCGGGTCCGGGCTGCCGAGCGGGAACACCCGGACCGGTTGCGGCGGACCAAGCGTTCCGACGACGCGTCGGTCGTCCTGTGCGAGTTCCCGGAGCCGGCCGACCCCGGAGCGTGACCAGGAACACTCACCCCCGCCGACCGGCTGGTACCGGCCGGCCGGACCGGTGGTGCCCGGCGGAAGGGTGGACGCCGGTCGGGTGGGGCCGGCAGACTGCGGCACGTGGCAGGTGCGGTCCGGCTGGAGCCGGTGGACGAGCGGAACCTGGAGCCGCTGCTCTCGGTGGCCGCCGCCGAGGCGGAGCCGAGTGACGTGATGCCGCCGGTGGAGGCGCCGGCCGGCTGGTCGGCGGCTCGTCGGGAGGCGTTCCGCGAGTTCCACCGTGCCCACTTCGGCGGCTTCGACGGCCCGACCGGCACCGTCATGTTCGCGATCCTGCTCGGCGGCGAGGTCGTCGGCATGATCAGGATGGCCCGCCGCGCCGAGCCCGGCACCGTGGAGACCGGGATGTGGCTGGGGCGTTCGGCCCGTGGCCAGGGAGTCGGTGCGGCGGCCCTGCGGGAGTTGCTCAACGTCGCCGCCGCACACGGCATGCGCACCGTGGCCGCCGAGACGACCGTCGACAACACCGGGGCGCTGGGCGTGCTCGCCCGGTGCGGCGCAAAATTGCGCTCCGACGGCGGGACCATACACGCGGAAATCTGTCTTGATTCCGCCCCGCCCATGCCGTAATTCGTTTTCTTCGCCTCTTTGTAAAGCGTCGTGAACTATCTGTTCGCGGCTGCTCGTCTGTCCGGTTCGCCCTGCTCATCGGCGTGGCGTTGCTGTTCTGGCCTGCACTTTCCGAGGTTTTGTGGGCAGGGGTCAGGGTACTGCCGACCAGTCCGTTGAAATGGGACTGCCCGAGTGGACGCCGTTGTCGTGTTCAGCCCCCGGTAATTGTCATGACCTCGCGTATCGGGCTTTCGCACCACACCGGGGAGGTAAGGAGTGCACCATGAAGAGCGGGACACGAATCGGGCTCGCCGTCGGTCTCGGCTACGTCCTCGGCCGGCGTCGCCGGCTGCGTACCGCGCTGACCCTGGCCGCCGCCGTGGCGGTCGGACGGATGAGCCGGGACCCGGCCGGACTACGCAAGCTCGGTGACCTGGTGCAGGCGTCGCCTCAGCTGAGCAACCTGAGCCGCCTCGGGGGACCGCTGGTCGGGGCTGGCCGGGCGGCGGCGACCGCCGCCGTCGGCAGTGGCATCGACGCGGTCAGCGGCAAGCTCCGGGGCCGGGCCGACGCGCTGCGCGGGAAGGCCACCGGCGGTGGCGACGGGGACGGGGACGGTGCGGACCGGTCGGATCGCGGTGACGGTGACGGTGGTGGGCAGCGCGACCGTCGTGGGCGGCGTGACTCCGGCGACAGCGCCGGGCAGCGGGGGTGGTGACCGTGTCGGTCCCCTCGAACCCGAGCCTGAACCTGCGCGGCAGGCTGCGCGACCAGTTGCTGCGTGACGCGCGGGACCTGGTCGGGGCGATCGGCGAGCGCGCCGTGGCCGTGGTGACCGAGCGGATCACCGGCGCGACCGGCCGGCTCAGCGAGTACGCGAAACAGGGAGGCGGGCCGGGCCTGGTCGCGGCGGCGACGGGCGCGCAGAGACTCGCCGAGGGCAAGTCGCCGGTCCGGGCGATGGTCGGTGCCGGTCTGGCCGGCGGTAAGGAGAAGTTGATGGCGGCCATCGGTGCCCGGGGTGGCAAGAGCAAGGGCGGGAAGAAGAAGCTCAAGGTCACCAACATCGTCGAGACGATCGAGGTGGGCGTGCCGCTGCGGGTCGCCTACAACCAGTGGACACAGTTCGCGGACTTCCCGAGCTTCATGAAGAAGGTCGAGAACGTCGACCAGGAGGCCGACGAGAAGTTGACCTGGAAGGCGCAGGTTCTCTGGTCGCACCGGACCTGGGAGTCGACCGTCGTCCAGCAGGTGCCGGACTCGCACATCCACTGGCGCTCGAAGGGCGAGAAGGGTTCGGTCGACGGGACGGTCAGCTTCCACGCGGTGGCACCGGACCTCACCCGGATCCTGGTCGTGCTCGAGTACCACCCGCAGGGCCTCTTCGAGCGCACCGGCAACCTCTGGCGTGCCCAGGGACGCCGGGTGCGCCTCGAACTGAAGCACTTCGTCCGGCACGTGATGACCCAGACCGTTCTGGATCCGGACCAGGTCGAGGGCTGGCGTGGCGAGATCCGCGACTCGCGGGTGGTCCGGGACCACGAGACCGCGCTGCGCGAGGAGCGGGAGCGTGCCGAAGCCGAATCGCAGGAGCGGGAGCCCGAGGAGCCGGAGGAGGGCGAGGAGCCGGAGGAGGCCCCTCGGAGGCAGGGCCGTCCCGCCGGTCGTGCCCGCCGCCCGGCGCCGCGCCGTCGCCCCGCGGAGGAAGAGTACGAGGACGAGTACGACGAGTACGACGAGGAGCCGGAGGACGAGGAGCCGGAGGAGGAGGAACCGCCGCGCCGCCGGCGTCCGGAGCGGGCCGGCCGTCCGCAGCCCCGCGAGGAGGAACGTTCCCGCGAGGAAAGACGCCCTCGCGAGGAGGGACGATCTCGCGAGGAGGGACGTCCTCGTCCGGCTGCCCGGCGCACCCCGGAGGGGCCCCGCCGGCCCGTGGTCCGGCGTCGGCGTGAGGACCGGGACGAATGAGCGCCGTACCGGGCGGAGGTGCCGCGCTGGACCGGGGCACCACGTCGAGCCTGGCGGACGTCGTCGAGATGGTCCTCGACAAGGGCGTGGTGATCGACGCCCAGGTGGTCGTCGGGGTGATCGGCATCCCGCTGCTGGAGATCAACGCGCGGGTGGTGGTGGCGAGCGTCGAGACGTACCTGCGCTTCGCCGAGGCGGTCGACCGGCTGGACATCACACCACGTGGCAAGTCGGGCCTCGGCGGGGCGGTGGAGAACGTCACCGACGCGGCCAAGGGGATCACGTCCGGGGTCGGCGAGACCGTCCGGGGCCTCGGCGGTGCGGCCGGGGCACTCGGCGGTGCGACCGGGGACGAGGACGAGGACGACTACGACGACCGGGACGATGCCGGTGCCGACCGGGACCGGGAGCGCTCCTCCGGTCGTGGCCGGGCGGCCCGGCGGAACGGGGGACGCTGAGATGGCCGGACCGAGCGGCATGTTCGTCTACGGCATCGTCCCGGCGGACGTGGAGCCGACCGAGGACGCGGTCGGGGTGGGCGATCCGCCGGGCGAGGTGACCGCAGTGGTCCACGGTGAGCTGGCCGCCCTGGTCAGCGAGGTGGACCTGGAGCAGCCGGTGGGCCGGCCGGTGGACCTGACCGCGTACCAGGAACTGCTGGACGGGACGGCGGCGGTGGCCCCGGTCGTGCCGGTGCGGTTCGGCACGGTGGTCACCGGCACCGACGCGGTGCACGACCTGCTGGACGCCCACCGGGACCGGTTCCGGGCCGCCCTCGACGAGCTCGACGGACGGACGCAGTACACCGTGCGCGGCCGGTTCCACGAGTCGGAGCTGATGGGTGCGCTGCTCGCCGAGAACCCGGGCGCGGCGGACCTCGCCGAGCAGGTGCGCGGACAGCCGGAGGCGGCCAGCCGGGAACAGCGCATCCGGCTCGGGGAGATCATCAGCCAGGCGGTGGAACTGCGCCGGGAGGCGGAGACCCGGGAACTGGTCGACGTGCTCGGCCCGGTGGCGGTGACCAGCACGGTCCGTCCGCCCGGGCACGAGATGGACGCGATGCACGTGTCGTTCCTGGTCGACGTCGACCGGGCGGACGAGTTCGCGGTGGTGGCGGAGGAGTTCGCGGGCCAACGCCGGGAGCTGGTCCGGATGCGGCTGCTCGGTCCACTCGCCCCGTACGACTTCGTCGACGCCCACCATCTGGCGGGGTGAGCGGTGGAGATCCTGTGGTCGTTGCTGACCCTCCCGTACGCGCCGGTGCGCGGGCTGACCGCGGTGCTCAAGGTGGTGGCCCGGGAAGCGGAGTCCCGGCGGCAGAACCCGGTCCACATCCGCCGTGAGCTGGAGGAGATCGACGCTGCCGCGGCGGCGGGCGAGCTGACCGAGGAGGAGCGGAACCGGTTGCAGCAGCAGGTGCTGAACCGGCTCGTCAGCCCGGCCGTGCCGAGCGGCGGGCCGGACCGGCCGACGCGAGGGAGGTGAGCGAGGGTGCGGACGCAGCGAAGCCGAGCAGGTTCCCGGTCCACGGGTCAGGACCGGCGCGAGCCGGCCGACGACCGGTACGCGGAGGACGACGACCGGTACACCGACGACGACTACTCCGACGAGGAGTCGTACGACGAGGAAGAGGAGGTCGAGCCGATCCCGGCCGGCGAGGCGGCCCGGGAGGGGCTGCGGCAGGTCAGCCGGCTCACCGGCCGGGACCCGTCCGGGGTGACCTCGGTGCAGCCCAACGGGACCGGCTGGCGGGTCGGTGTGGAACTGGTGGAGGACCACCGCATCCCGGCGTCGACCGACCTGCTCGGCCTCTACGAGGTCGACCTGGACGCCGACGGCGAGGTGCTCTCCTTCCGGCGGGTCCGCCGATACCAGCGTGGCAAGGGCGAGGTGGGCTGAGATGACCATGGGACAGGTCCCCTCGGTGGTGCAGAACTCCGGGCAGGTGCTCCCGGCCGGGCACGACCCGGCGAACCTGGGCGACATCCTCGAACGGGTGCTCGACCGGGGCATCGTCATCGCCGGTGACATCCGGGTCAGCCTGCTCGACATCGAGCTGTTGACGTTGAAGCTGCGCCTGGTGATCGCCTCGGTCGACACGGCCCGACAGATCGGCATCGACTGGTGGGAGCACGATCCGTGGCTCAGCTCCCGGGCCCGTCCGCCGGTCGAGCCGGGACCGCGCGACCCGGAGGAGGTCGAGGCCGAGCGGCGACCACGGATCGCCGCGCGTAGCGAACGTCTGGAGGAGCGGGATGAGGCCTGATCCGGTCGTCCCGACCACACCCGCCGGCACCGGCACCTGGCTGCACGGCATCGTCCCGGCGTCCGTCGCCGGGGCGCTGGCTCCGGTCACCGGACTCGCGGACACCCCGGTGCGGGTGGTCCGCGGGTCCGGCCTGGCCGCCGTGTTCAGCGCCGTCCCGCTCGACGAGTACGGCGAGCAGCCGCTGCGCCGCAACCTGGAGAACCTGGGGTGGCTGGAGCGCACCGCCCGGGCGCACCACCGGGTGGTGGACGTGCTGGCGCGCACCGGCCCGGTGGTGCCGGCCCGGCTGGCCACCGTGCACACCGACGAGCGCCGGCTGGCCGTGCTGCTGCACGACCGTCGGGCCGACCTGACCGCCACCCTGGCCCGGCTCGCCGGCCACCAGGAGTGGGGCGTCAAGGGGTACGTGCTGCCCGGCGGTCCGCCCCCCGCCGACGGTGGCGCGACCCCACCGAGGACAGCCGTCGGTGGCGCGGGAAAGCCGGCGGTCGACGCCGGTGGTGCGGGGACGCCGACGGTGGACCCTGGGGGCGCGGCAGCCCCGGCGGTCGACGCCGGTGGGCCGGGGACGCCGACGGCCAGCGGCACCGGAGCGGGAGCCGCCTACCTGCGGCGGCGTCGGGCCCAGCTACGGGCCCGGGAGACCGGCCAGCAGGCCGCGGCGCACAGCGCGGCGGCGGTGCACACGGAACTGGCCGGCTACGCGGCGCAGGCCCGCCGGCACACGCCGCAGGACAGCCGGCTCTCCGGCGAGCCCCACCCGATGGCGCTCAACGGCGCGTACCTGGTGCCGGTCGAAGGGCTCGCCGGGTTCCGTGCGGTCGTCGCGGCACTCGCCACGCGTCACCCGGCGCTTCGGCTGGAGCTGACTGGCCCGTGGCCGCCGTACTCCTTCATCGTCGAGCAGCCGGGGAGCTGACATGGCGACCACCTCGCTGGTGCCGAGCAGTGCCGACGATCCGCTGGCCTACCAGACGATCGCCCTGGTGGACCTGCTCGACCGGGTCCTCGCGACCGGGGTGGTGGTCAGCGGGGACATCACCATCTCCATCGCCGACGTCGACCTGGTGTACGTCTCGCTGCGCGCACTGATCTCCTCGGTCGGCGCGCTCACCCCGCCCGGTGGCCCCGGATGACCGCCCCCGGGGACCCCGGGTCGGCCCCACCGGACGAGGCCGCCGCGCTGGCTGCCGCGCTCGGCGAGCCGCAGTGGCGGGCACCCCGGGTGACGCCGTTGGACCGGCGGCTGGCGGTGGACCGGGACTCGGTGGAGAAGGGCCTGGCCAGCCTGGTGCTGACCGTCATCGAGCTGCTGCGTCAGCTGATGGAACGGCAGGCGCTGCGCCGGGTCGAGCTGGGTGACCTGACCGACGAGCAGGTCGAGCGGATCGGGGTGACCCTGATGGCGCTGGAGGAGCAGATGGTCGGGCTGCGCGAGCACTTCGGCCTGGCCCCCGAGGACCTGAACCTGGACCTCGGACCGCTCGGCCCGCTGCTGCCCACCGACGGGTCACCCCGCTGACCACCTGCGGCCCGGTCTCGAACCGACCGGGTCGGCGACCGGGGGCCGCCGACCCGCCCGCACGTCACACGTACCGACCGGTCAGCCCTGGCGCTCGGCGGCGTACGCGGCGAGCCAGGCGACCTGCGCCGGGTCCAGGGAGGGCCGGACCCGGGCCCGAGCCCGCTCGACGTGCGCGGCGGTGACCGTGGAGGCGGTGAGCGACTCCCGCATCGCGGCGAGCGCCGCCTCCCGGACCAGGGCGGCGCAGTCCGCCGCCGAGAAGCCGTCCAGCGACTCGGCCAGCCCGGCGAGGTCCACCTCGTCGGCCAGGGGGACGTTCCGGGAGGAGGCCTTGAGGATCTCCACCCGGGCTTCGGCGTCCGGCGGTGGGACGTAGACCAGCCGCTCCAGCCGTCCGGGCCGGAGCAGGGCCGGGTCGACCAGGTCGGGGCGGTTCGTCGCGCCGACCACGACCACGTTGCGCAGCGCCTCCACCCCGTCCAGCTCGGTCAGCAGCGCGGCGACCACCCGGTCGGTGGTGCCCCCGTCGGTGGCCTGCCCCCGTACGGGCGCGAGCGCGTCCACCTCGTCCAGGAAGATCAGCGT encodes:
- a CDS encoding SRPBCC family protein, producing the protein MSVPSNPSLNLRGRLRDQLLRDARDLVGAIGERAVAVVTERITGATGRLSEYAKQGGGPGLVAAATGAQRLAEGKSPVRAMVGAGLAGGKEKLMAAIGARGGKSKGGKKKLKVTNIVETIEVGVPLRVAYNQWTQFADFPSFMKKVENVDQEADEKLTWKAQVLWSHRTWESTVVQQVPDSHIHWRSKGEKGSVDGTVSFHAVAPDLTRILVVLEYHPQGLFERTGNLWRAQGRRVRLELKHFVRHVMTQTVLDPDQVEGWRGEIRDSRVVRDHETALREERERAEAESQEREPEEPEEGEEPEEAPRRQGRPAGRARRPAPRRRPAEEEYEDEYDEYDEEPEDEEPEEEEPPRRRRPERAGRPQPREEERSREERRPREEGRSREEGRPRPAARRTPEGPRRPVVRRRREDRDE
- a CDS encoding GvpL/GvpF family gas vesicle protein translates to MAGPSGMFVYGIVPADVEPTEDAVGVGDPPGEVTAVVHGELAALVSEVDLEQPVGRPVDLTAYQELLDGTAAVAPVVPVRFGTVVTGTDAVHDLLDAHRDRFRAALDELDGRTQYTVRGRFHESELMGALLAENPGAADLAEQVRGQPEAASREQRIRLGEIISQAVELRREAETRELVDVLGPVAVTSTVRPPGHEMDAMHVSFLVDVDRADEFAVVAEEFAGQRRELVRMRLLGPLAPYDFVDAHHLAG
- a CDS encoding gas vesicle protein GvpG; protein product: MEILWSLLTLPYAPVRGLTAVLKVVAREAESRRQNPVHIRRELEEIDAAAAAGELTEEERNRLQQQVLNRLVSPAVPSGGPDRPTRGR
- a CDS encoding DeoR/GlpR family DNA-binding transcription regulator, yielding MDRYARWNALLEMLTDDGRVSVEEAAERLDVSQATIRRDFDQLAQQQMITRTRGGAVANGVSYDLPLRYKTAKHSAEKQRIGAAAAALVSPGTVVGLNGGTTSTEVARALAVRPDLNTSAEGAQLTVVTNALNIANELLVRSRMKIVVAGGVVRPKSFELVGPLGGALLREVTLDVALLGVDAIDPHLGAAAHHEGEAAMNNLMVARARRVVIIADSSKLGGHAFARICPVDRVETLVTDSGAAPSVVEAFRAAGVTVICA
- a CDS encoding ABC transporter ATP-binding protein, whose protein sequence is MPAVLEIEGLRKTYKSRRRGERHALDGFDMRVDAGQVHGFLGPNGSGKTTTLRTLLGLIRANAGQMALLGREVPAALPEVAGQVGAIVESPQFFPHFSARDTLSLLAGAGNVAPRRVDEVLELVGLRDRAGERVKTYSLGMKQRLAVASALLKDPKLLILDEPANGLDPGGIREMRTLMRDLAASGMTVVLSSHILGEIQLICDSVTIISLGRRVAFGPVEEVLARYSGGAVRVRLEAATDLPLAAETLRRSGVQVTGYDDHLMLAGVDKPATVTRLLAEHGLYVSELAPVTADLESVFLELTATAPVPGQHRQVDESRKVGGHTQGGQSA
- a CDS encoding ABC transporter permease subunit; this translates as MSLYVTELRRLGKRRFTRYMTLIGLLVLLAVAVGTFLTNQKIGPEQRAAAERAAQAQYERQVRFMEQDRAECERLQAAGEPTGDRYPDDCSAITPPAREDFEARWFLPSTFDFRESFGATLIPYAAILALVAFVVGASFVGAEWSTGGMMNLLLWRPKRLNVLLTKLAALLTGVVAVTVLGLLAWTAAFWAVGSFRGSTARMTSGVWQSFALTGLRGFALVVVAAVVGFALASLGRHTAFALGGVLAVAVVGQFGLGVVLALADVKFPEAWLIPTYGLAWMGKEIKLQNYDACNFSVSGGCEPDVLTITWQHSSVLLLTGLVLALGAALWSMRRRDIA
- a CDS encoding DUF3263 domain-containing protein codes for the protein MQPSADAFPGRADRTEQASSARGVPPPRSAPEVESAPSAPESASEVPAAQPAPADAEHGTAQPAVRDPAVGIAQVASDPAAGEAPAPLSDDQAVPPARDAGGTAPADGLTERERGILAFERHWWRHAGAKEQAIRDTFGLSATRYYQLLNALLDNPAALAADPLLVGRLRRLRSSRARNRRR
- a CDS encoding GNAT family N-acetyltransferase; translation: MAGAVRLEPVDERNLEPLLSVAAAEAEPSDVMPPVEAPAGWSAARREAFREFHRAHFGGFDGPTGTVMFAILLGGEVVGMIRMARRAEPGTVETGMWLGRSARGQGVGAAALRELLNVAAAHGMRTVAAETTVDNTGALGVLARCGAKLRSDGGTIHAEICLDSAPPMP